Proteins from a single region of Crassaminicella profunda:
- a CDS encoding HPr family phosphocarrier protein, protein MEKRVVIKNESGIHARPAGMLVKKSNEFKSNIEISFKERTVNVKSIMGIMSLGLSKGSEISIIANGEDEQNAVNELVNLVESGFNEL, encoded by the coding sequence ATGGAAAAAAGAGTAGTAATAAAAAATGAAAGTGGCATACATGCAAGACCAGCAGGCATGCTTGTTAAAAAGTCTAATGAGTTTAAATCAAATATAGAAATATCTTTTAAAGAGAGAACCGTAAATGTTAAATCAATAATGGGGATTATGAGTTTAGGACTTTCTAAAGGAAGTGAAATAAGTATAATAGCAAATGGAGAAGATGAACAAAATGCAGTAAATGAGTTAGTTAACCTTGTGGAGAGCGGATTTAATGAATTATAA
- a CDS encoding N(4)-(beta-N-acetylglucosaminyl)-L-asparaginase, which yields MGFGMIATWRMALEGVTCASEMLKNGLKSDECIEKAISMVEDYPFYKSVGYGGLPNENCEVELDSAFMDGNTLAIGAVAGIKNFKNPVSIARKLSEDRFNIFLVGAGAEKFAHENGFERKNMLTERAKKTWKNRLEEIKAKNLSPYDGHDTVGMVCLDKYKNMTTATSTSGLFMKKRGRVGDSPISGSGFYVDSKIGGACATGLGEDIMKGCLSYEVVRLMGEGIQPQQAVEKVISEFSKKLIERRKKAGAISIVCMNHKGEWGVGTNVEFSFVVATEREDAKVYVANQQGDKTTYEEATKEWMDAYEERIKRPIE from the coding sequence ATGGGTTTTGGAATGATAGCTACTTGGAGAATGGCTTTAGAGGGTGTAACATGTGCATCTGAGATGCTTAAAAATGGTTTAAAATCAGATGAGTGCATTGAAAAAGCGATTAGCATGGTTGAGGATTATCCGTTTTATAAATCTGTAGGATATGGCGGGTTACCCAATGAAAATTGTGAAGTAGAGCTAGATTCAGCTTTCATGGATGGAAATACGTTGGCGATAGGTGCAGTAGCAGGAATAAAGAATTTTAAAAATCCAGTTTCAATTGCTAGAAAATTAAGTGAAGATCGATTCAATATTTTCCTAGTGGGTGCAGGTGCAGAAAAATTTGCTCATGAAAATGGATTTGAACGAAAAAACATGTTAACAGAGAGAGCAAAGAAAACATGGAAGAATAGATTAGAAGAGATTAAAGCGAAGAATCTAAGTCCTTATGATGGCCATGATACAGTTGGGATGGTTTGTTTGGATAAATACAAGAACATGACTACAGCTACTTCAACAAGTGGGTTATTCATGAAGAAAAGAGGACGTGTAGGGGATTCACCTATTTCTGGTTCGGGTTTTTATGTAGATAGTAAAATAGGTGGTGCGTGTGCTACTGGATTAGGAGAAGATATAATGAAAGGCTGTTTATCTTATGAAGTGGTAAGATTAATGGGTGAAGGAATACAGCCACAGCAAGCAGTTGAAAAGGTTATAAGTGAGTTTAGTAAAAAACTAATTGAAAGAAGAAAAAAAGCTGGAGCTATATCTATTGTATGTATGAATCATAAAGGCGAATGGGGAGTAGGAACAAACGTTGAATTTTCATTTGTTGTAGCAACAGAACGTGAAGATGCAAAAGTTTATGTTGCAAATCAACAGGGTGATAAGACAACCTATGAAGAAGCAACAAAGGAATGGATGGATGCTTATGAAGAAAGAATTAAAAGACCAATAGAGTAA
- the def gene encoding peptide deformylase: MALRQIRILGDEVLRKKSKTVEVVDDKIRQILGDMVDTMYNTENGGGLAAPQVGILKRLVVIDMGQGLIKLVNPKIIKKEGTQEVIEGCLSIPNTWGKLKRPAKVTIQALNENGEEITLTGKGDLAKCFCHEIDHLEGILFTDLVTEYI, from the coding sequence ATGGCATTAAGACAAATTAGAATTTTGGGTGATGAGGTATTGAGAAAGAAGAGTAAAACAGTCGAAGTCGTAGATGATAAAATAAGACAAATCTTAGGTGATATGGTAGATACCATGTATAATACAGAAAATGGCGGAGGACTAGCGGCGCCACAAGTAGGTATATTGAAGCGATTGGTTGTAATAGATATGGGGCAAGGACTTATAAAATTAGTTAATCCAAAGATTATTAAAAAGGAAGGAACGCAAGAAGTTATAGAGGGGTGTTTAAGTATTCCCAATACATGGGGAAAGCTAAAAAGACCTGCAAAGGTAACTATACAAGCATTAAATGAAAACGGAGAGGAAATTACATTGACAGGTAAAGGCGATTTAGCAAAATGCTTTTGTCATGAAATAGATCATTTAGAAGGAATTCTTTTTACAGATTTAGTTACTGAATATATATAA
- a CDS encoding short-chain fatty acid transporter, translating into MFKRITKLFVSLVQKYLPDPFLFAVILTLVVLGLGMVTTGQGLVDMVMHWSGGFWKLLAFSMQMALVLVTGHTLANAPIIKKGLNRLAKIAKTPTQAILAVTFVSTIACWINWGFGLVIGALYARQLAKEVKGVDYRLLIASAYSGFVVWHAGISGSIPLKLATAGEGLAIATNGAVVDPISTSATIFSTFNLIICGIILITMPLLNKAMHPKADEVIVVDARLLEDEEAAAKVENPTPADKMENSPILSILIGAMGLIFVFYYFAENGFKLNLNIVNFMFLFAGILLHGTPRRFLDAINGAAKGTAGIILQFPFYAGIMGMMTGANAAGVSFAGVISEWFVNISTATTFPLFTFLSAGIVNFFVPSGGGQWAVQAPIMMPAGKALGVSAAKTGMAIAWGDAWTNMIQPFWALPALGIAGLGARDIMGFCIIDLLYTGVIVALGLMFL; encoded by the coding sequence ATGTTTAAACGTATTACAAAACTATTTGTAAGTCTTGTGCAAAAGTATTTACCAGATCCATTTTTGTTTGCTGTTATTTTAACATTAGTAGTTTTAGGACTTGGTATGGTAACAACTGGACAAGGATTAGTAGACATGGTCATGCATTGGAGCGGTGGATTTTGGAAACTACTCGCATTCTCTATGCAAATGGCTTTAGTTCTTGTTACAGGACATACTTTAGCAAATGCGCCAATTATTAAAAAGGGTCTTAACAGATTAGCAAAAATCGCAAAGACACCTACACAAGCAATTTTAGCAGTTACTTTTGTTTCTACTATTGCATGCTGGATTAACTGGGGATTTGGACTAGTTATTGGTGCTCTTTATGCAAGACAGCTAGCAAAAGAGGTAAAAGGGGTAGACTACAGATTACTTATCGCTTCAGCTTATTCAGGATTCGTAGTATGGCACGCAGGTATTTCAGGATCTATTCCACTAAAATTAGCTACAGCTGGAGAAGGATTAGCAATCGCTACAAATGGAGCTGTGGTAGATCCAATTTCAACAAGTGCAACTATTTTTTCAACATTTAACCTAATTATATGCGGAATTATATTAATTACTATGCCATTATTAAATAAAGCTATGCATCCAAAAGCAGATGAAGTAATTGTAGTAGATGCAAGGCTTTTAGAAGATGAAGAAGCAGCTGCAAAAGTTGAAAATCCAACACCAGCTGATAAAATGGAAAACAGTCCAATTCTATCTATTCTTATTGGAGCAATGGGCTTAATATTTGTTTTCTACTATTTTGCAGAAAATGGATTCAAATTAAATTTAAATATTGTTAACTTTATGTTCTTATTTGCAGGAATTCTTTTACATGGTACTCCTAGAAGATTCCTTGATGCTATCAATGGTGCTGCAAAAGGAACAGCAGGAATTATCCTACAATTTCCATTTTATGCAGGGATTATGGGGATGATGACAGGTGCTAATGCGGCAGGAGTATCTTTTGCAGGCGTAATTTCTGAGTGGTTTGTAAATATTTCAACAGCAACAACTTTCCCACTATTTACTTTCTTAAGTGCAGGGATTGTTAACTTCTTTGTACCATCAGGTGGTGGACAATGGGCTGTTCAAGCACCTATTATGATGCCAGCAGGAAAGGCACTAGGTGTTAGTGCAGCTAAAACAGGTATGGCTATTGCATGGGGAGATGCTTGGACAAATATGATTCAACCATTCTGGGCATTACCAGCATTAGGAATCGCTGGTCTTGGTGCAAGAGATATTATGGGATTCTGTATTATAGACTTACTATATACAGGGGTCATTGTTGCACTAGGTTTAATGTTCTTATAA
- a CDS encoding rubrerythrin family protein, whose protein sequence is MSNKTLENLMAAFAGESQANRKYLAYAKKAEAEGNKNAAKLFRAAADAETLHAHKHFEVAGKVKSTKENLEDAVNGETHEYKEMYPEFLEVAKEEGNKEAIKTFNFALKAEEVHAQLYKEALENVDSQEEVTYYLCPVCGNIEKGIPGKCFICGVPGEKFIKY, encoded by the coding sequence ATGTCAAATAAAACTTTAGAAAATTTAATGGCTGCATTTGCAGGAGAGTCACAAGCAAATCGTAAATATTTAGCTTATGCAAAAAAAGCAGAAGCAGAAGGAAATAAAAATGCTGCAAAATTATTTAGAGCTGCTGCTGATGCAGAAACATTGCATGCCCATAAACATTTTGAAGTAGCTGGAAAAGTTAAATCTACAAAAGAAAATTTAGAGGATGCAGTAAATGGAGAAACTCATGAATACAAAGAAATGTATCCAGAATTTTTAGAAGTAGCAAAAGAAGAAGGAAACAAGGAAGCAATCAAAACTTTTAACTTTGCATTAAAAGCAGAAGAGGTGCATGCACAGCTTTATAAAGAAGCTCTAGAAAATGTAGATAGTCAAGAAGAAGTAACTTATTACCTATGCCCAGTCTGTGGAAATATTGAAAAGGGTATACCAGGTAAATGCTTTATTTGTGGTGTACCTGGAGAAAAATTCATCAAATATTAA
- the pfkA gene encoding 6-phosphofructokinase gives MKTIGVLTSGGDAPGMNAAIRAVVRAGIYNDMKVMGIDQGYNGLINGNIKEMKLSSVADIIHRGGTVLKTARCEEFRTEEGRKKALNVLKVFGIEGLVVIGGDGSFTGAQKLSEAGIKTIGIPGTIDNDLAYTDYTIGFDTAVNTVVDAITKIRDTSTSHGRANIVEVMGRHCGDITLYAGLAGGAESVIVPEEQFSMDDVCRKLIQGRSRGKLHSIIMLAEGIGGNAFELGKEIEEVTGIETKVTVLGHIQRGGSPSSFDRILASKMGAKAIELIMNDESGRVVGMKENKIMHMDIHEALSVERVFDEEMYELTKILSI, from the coding sequence TTGAAAACCATAGGTGTATTAACCAGTGGAGGAGATGCTCCCGGAATGAATGCTGCCATAAGAGCTGTGGTTCGAGCAGGAATATATAATGATATGAAAGTAATGGGCATTGATCAAGGATATAATGGACTGATCAATGGAAACATTAAAGAGATGAAGCTATCTTCAGTTGCAGATATTATTCACAGAGGAGGAACTGTTTTAAAAACAGCAAGATGTGAAGAATTCAGAACAGAAGAAGGAAGAAAAAAAGCATTAAATGTTCTAAAAGTTTTTGGTATAGAAGGACTTGTAGTCATCGGTGGAGATGGTTCCTTCACAGGTGCACAAAAACTTAGTGAAGCAGGAATCAAAACCATTGGAATTCCTGGAACCATAGATAATGATTTAGCCTATACAGACTATACTATCGGTTTTGATACAGCAGTAAATACAGTAGTAGATGCTATTACAAAAATAAGAGACACATCTACCTCTCATGGAAGAGCCAATATCGTTGAAGTAATGGGAAGACATTGTGGAGATATTACCCTTTATGCAGGTCTTGCAGGAGGAGCTGAAAGTGTTATTGTGCCAGAAGAACAATTTTCTATGGATGATGTATGTAGAAAATTGATTCAAGGAAGAAGCAGAGGAAAGCTTCATAGTATTATCATGCTTGCAGAGGGAATCGGTGGAAATGCCTTTGAACTCGGAAAAGAAATAGAAGAAGTAACAGGAATAGAAACAAAGGTTACAGTCCTTGGACATATTCAAAGGGGAGGAAGTCCTTCGTCCTTTGATAGAATCCTTGCAAGTAAAATGGGTGCTAAAGCAATAGAACTTATTATGAATGATGAATCTGGAAGAGTCGTAGGAATGAAGGAGAATAAAATCATGCATATGGATATTCATGAAGCATTGAGCGTTGAAAGAGTATTTGATGAAGAAATGTATGAATTGACAAAGATTCTTTCTATCTAA
- the ptsP gene encoding phosphoenolpyruvate--protein phosphotransferase yields MLLGTGASEGIALGKALLIKNGSLDIVKQEIEDIEKEKKKLLEAIEASKEQLSKVKEKTSNELGVDKGAIFEAHLMILDDPEFIQNTMNKIEEEKVNAEFALKEISNQFIGIFESMDNEYMRERVADIKDVSERILRNIVGQKNIDLSMLDEEVILIAEDLTPSDTATMDKEKVLGFLTNIGGRTSHTAIMARNFEIPAVVGLKNITKKVKTGDFIVLNGETGQVIVSPTEKEIEQYQRLKKQYEENEKELEKIIGKQSSTIDGRKVELVGNIGTPKDIAGLKKNDAEGVGLYRTEFIYMDRESMPTEEEQFRAYKEVLVSLNQKPVVIRTLDIGGDKKLPYLKIDEEMNPFLGYRAIRLCLNQQDIFKTQLRALLRASVYGNLKIMFPMISSLEELLLAKSIVHDVKMDLDNEGIKYAHPIEVGMMIEVPSAAIISDILAKHVDFFSIGTNDLIQYITAVDRMNEKICHLYSPFNPAVLRLIKTVIENGHKENIWVGMCGEAAADKRMIPILLGMGLDEFSMSASSILLARKLIRSLKFEDAQKISQKVLSMSTAEEIENYIKNVIK; encoded by the coding sequence ATGTTACTAGGAACAGGTGCTTCTGAAGGAATTGCACTAGGAAAAGCATTACTGATTAAAAATGGGTCATTAGACATAGTAAAGCAAGAAATTGAAGATATAGAAAAAGAGAAAAAGAAATTATTAGAGGCTATAGAAGCTTCCAAAGAGCAGTTATCAAAAGTAAAAGAAAAGACTTCAAATGAATTAGGGGTGGATAAAGGAGCTATTTTTGAAGCTCATTTAATGATTTTAGATGATCCAGAGTTTATTCAAAATACTATGAATAAAATTGAAGAAGAAAAAGTAAATGCTGAATTTGCATTGAAGGAAATTTCTAATCAATTCATTGGTATCTTTGAAAGTATGGACAATGAATACATGAGAGAAAGAGTAGCAGATATTAAAGATGTATCAGAGCGTATCCTTCGAAATATAGTAGGGCAAAAAAATATTGATTTATCCATGTTAGATGAAGAAGTTATTTTGATTGCAGAGGATTTAACACCTTCTGATACAGCAACGATGGACAAAGAAAAAGTATTGGGATTTTTAACAAATATAGGTGGGCGTACATCACATACAGCTATTATGGCTAGGAATTTTGAAATTCCAGCAGTTGTTGGGCTTAAAAACATTACGAAAAAAGTAAAAACAGGAGATTTTATTGTACTAAATGGAGAAACTGGACAAGTAATAGTAAGTCCTACAGAAAAAGAGATAGAGCAATATCAAAGATTAAAAAAGCAGTATGAAGAAAATGAAAAAGAATTAGAAAAAATTATAGGAAAACAGAGTAGTACGATAGATGGTAGGAAAGTAGAGCTTGTTGGCAATATTGGGACACCAAAAGATATTGCAGGACTTAAGAAAAATGATGCAGAGGGAGTCGGTTTATATAGAACAGAATTTATTTATATGGATCGAGAGAGTATGCCGACAGAAGAAGAGCAATTTAGAGCATATAAAGAGGTACTTGTAAGCTTAAATCAAAAACCAGTTGTAATCAGAACTTTAGATATAGGTGGAGACAAAAAACTTCCCTATTTGAAAATTGATGAGGAAATGAATCCGTTTTTAGGATATAGAGCCATCAGACTTTGCTTAAATCAACAAGATATCTTTAAAACCCAGTTAAGAGCATTACTGCGAGCAAGTGTATATGGAAATTTAAAAATTATGTTTCCTATGATTTCAAGTCTCGAAGAACTTTTATTAGCAAAATCCATAGTACATGATGTCAAGATGGATTTAGACAATGAAGGAATAAAATATGCTCATCCTATAGAAGTGGGAATGATGATTGAAGTACCATCTGCAGCAATCATTAGTGATATTTTAGCAAAGCATGTAGATTTCTTTAGTATTGGGACAAATGATTTAATCCAGTATATTACTGCAGTAGACAGGATGAATGAAAAAATCTGTCATCTGTATAGTCCATTTAATCCTGCTGTTTTAAGACTCATTAAAACAGTTATTGAAAATGGGCATAAAGAAAACATTTGGGTGGGGATGTGCGGAGAAGCCGCAGCAGATAAAAGAATGATTCCAATCTTGCTTGGAATGGGACTTGATGAATTTAGTATGAGTGCATCCTCTATTTTACTAGCAAGAAAACTAATTCGATCACTAAAGTTTGAGGATGCTCAAAAAATTTCTCAGAAAGTATTAAGTATGAGCACAGCAGAAGAAATAGAGAACTATATAAAAAATGTTATAAAATAA
- a CDS encoding copper homeostasis protein CutC encodes MYMREACVGSFEEAKKAQELGANRIELCDNLKEGGTTPSYGTILMAKKFLDIPIMVIIRPKGGNFIYSKAEIEIMKIDIKICKELGVMGVVFGILDEHNLINKEVTKELVDLAKPLHVTFHMAFDEIEDKKRALEELVELKVDTILTKGCKTKAFDGKETIKELIHLSKDRIIILPGGGITKENYLELMQYTNAKEVHGTKIVGRLK; translated from the coding sequence ATGTATATGCGAGAAGCTTGTGTAGGATCTTTTGAAGAAGCAAAGAAAGCACAAGAATTAGGAGCTAATAGAATAGAACTATGTGATAATTTAAAAGAAGGTGGAACGACTCCGAGCTATGGAACGATTCTTATGGCAAAAAAATTTTTAGACATTCCTATAATGGTTATTATAAGACCTAAAGGCGGGAATTTTATATATTCAAAAGCAGAAATTGAAATAATGAAAATAGATATAAAGATTTGTAAGGAATTAGGAGTAATGGGAGTGGTTTTCGGGATTTTAGATGAGCATAATTTAATAAATAAAGAGGTCACGAAGGAACTTGTAGATTTAGCAAAACCACTTCATGTAACTTTTCATATGGCTTTTGATGAGATTGAGGACAAAAAAAGAGCTTTAGAGGAACTAGTTGAACTTAAAGTAGATACAATATTAACAAAAGGGTGCAAAACAAAAGCCTTTGATGGAAAAGAAACGATAAAAGAGTTGATTCATCTTAGTAAGGATAGAATAATCATACTTCCTGGTGGAGGGATTACAAAAGAAAATTATCTTGAATTGATGCAATATACAAATGCAAAGGAAGTGCATGGAACAAAAATAGTGGGTCGGTTAAAATAG
- a CDS encoding PTS sugar transporter subunit IIB yields the protein MKIAVICYVGMTTSLLVSKMKKVAQERGLALDIDAYATTEIDDVLDDTDAVLLGPQARCELNEIKTITDPKNIPTRVIDSMLYETMNASAILDMVQELVQNKY from the coding sequence ATGAAAATTGCAGTAATTTGTTATGTAGGCATGACTACAAGCTTATTGGTGAGCAAAATGAAAAAAGTTGCACAAGAAAGAGGTTTGGCTTTAGATATAGATGCATATGCTACAACAGAAATAGATGATGTACTTGACGACACAGATGCAGTTTTACTAGGACCACAAGCAAGATGTGAATTAAATGAAATAAAAACAATTACAGATCCTAAGAATATACCAACGAGAGTAATAGATAGTATGCTTTATGAAACGATGAATGCAAGTGCTATATTAGATATGGTGCAAGAGCTTGTACAAAATAAATACTGA
- a CDS encoding class II fructose-1,6-bisphosphate aldolase → MLVTGKEILQHAHENGYAVGAFNVNNMEAVQAIIEAAEETKSPVIIQASQGGLKYAGVEYIAGMGKIAAEKTSVPVAIHLDHGTDFKQIMLCIRNGFTSVMIDGSHHPLEENINKTKQIVEMAHAVGVSVEAELGKIGGTEDDISVDEKDATYTDPDEAVRFVKETGVDSLAIAVGTAHGPYKGEPKLDFDRIKVIKERLNMPIVLHGSSGVPEESIKRAVSLGINKINIDTDIRMAFHKAVKEFVQTNPDVYDPRKIVGPARVAMKEIIAEKMRMFGAAGTAWR, encoded by the coding sequence ATGCTAGTAACTGGTAAAGAAATACTTCAGCATGCCCATGAAAATGGATATGCAGTTGGAGCATTTAACGTAAACAACATGGAAGCAGTACAAGCAATTATTGAAGCAGCAGAGGAAACAAAATCACCTGTAATCATTCAAGCAAGTCAAGGTGGACTTAAATACGCAGGAGTAGAATATATTGCTGGAATGGGGAAAATTGCAGCAGAAAAGACTTCGGTTCCTGTTGCTATTCATTTAGATCATGGCACTGATTTTAAACAAATCATGCTATGTATTCGTAATGGATTTACTTCTGTTATGATTGATGGGTCTCACCATCCATTAGAAGAAAATATAAATAAGACAAAGCAAATTGTAGAAATGGCTCATGCAGTAGGTGTATCTGTTGAAGCAGAACTTGGAAAAATCGGTGGAACAGAAGATGATATATCTGTAGATGAAAAGGATGCTACTTATACAGATCCAGATGAAGCCGTTCGTTTTGTAAAAGAGACGGGTGTAGACTCGTTAGCTATTGCAGTAGGAACAGCCCATGGACCTTATAAGGGAGAGCCAAAGCTTGATTTTGATAGAATTAAAGTAATAAAAGAAAGACTAAATATGCCTATCGTACTTCATGGTTCATCTGGTGTACCAGAAGAAAGCATTAAACGCGCAGTTAGTCTTGGAATTAACAAAATCAATATTGATACGGACATAAGAATGGCATTTCATAAGGCAGTAAAAGAATTTGTACAAACGAATCCTGATGTTTATGATCCAAGAAAAATCGTAGGACCAGCAAGAGTAGCAATGAAGGAAATCATTGCAGAAAAAATGAGAATGTTCGGTGCAGCAGGTACAGCTTGGAGATAG
- a CDS encoding BglG family transcription antiterminator encodes MINISNRQKELIKYIWNRRKRITGKELAVFFSVTPRTIRTDIKNINAKERIIHSSGRGYFILKDQDKTIKSILNNKNAPVQQFERVNYILKKLLIAKNKLDVYEIAEEIYVSEATLEKDLKMLSNVLNEKYKNLGICKKGSKFYITGGEKDKRLLMSQLLFKELKGNLLNLSNFQIHFKYDLPKIKQTVLSILSKNKFHVRDVSINNLIIHIAITMERIEKENFLKSGISVNEDSEEYKVAIDICNSIKNEFNIDFPQKEVKYIGFLLIGKKVIESTFSSRLEFYRNIPIEYVKRIESIVEDTCKEFRINFLEDEELIIGLTLHMKLMHERLEKKALNRKNILEDLKLEYPIIFEIAVFVCKKFYETMGFEAEEIEEGEVAFIALHFGASYERRFKKNKLLRVALVCPTGYMTSNILLEKLNRLYKRRIEIEDVYSIMDLESIDKTKVDYIFSTVELGADIDIPVLVVSTFLLDKDFKNIDRIIKHFEFKNTLEIEKYFDPRFFHIKNTFKNMFEAISFMTEKLEVNNIVPENYKELVMERELIAPTSFGNLVALPHAVELNAYKTVFSVVILKKPIKWGKHNVQLIFMGAIKKGERKMLNKLINHITQILEDPKSINQLIKISNYNEFIKKIGKLPSED; translated from the coding sequence TTGATCAATATATCAAATAGACAAAAAGAGCTAATAAAATATATATGGAATAGAAGAAAGAGAATTACAGGAAAAGAATTAGCAGTTTTTTTCTCCGTTACCCCTAGAACTATTAGAACAGATATTAAAAATATAAATGCTAAGGAGAGAATCATTCATTCGAGTGGTAGGGGATATTTTATTTTAAAAGATCAAGACAAGACCATAAAAAGTATATTAAATAATAAAAATGCCCCAGTACAACAATTTGAAAGAGTGAATTATATACTCAAGAAGTTGTTAATAGCAAAAAATAAATTGGATGTTTATGAAATAGCCGAAGAAATATACGTAAGCGAAGCAACACTAGAAAAAGATTTAAAGATGCTTTCGAATGTATTAAATGAAAAATATAAAAACCTAGGTATCTGTAAAAAAGGGAGCAAATTTTATATTACAGGAGGAGAAAAGGATAAGCGACTTTTAATGAGTCAATTATTGTTTAAAGAATTAAAGGGCAATTTATTAAATTTATCTAATTTTCAAATTCATTTTAAATATGATCTGCCGAAGATAAAGCAAACAGTGCTTTCTATTTTAAGTAAAAATAAATTTCATGTAAGAGATGTATCGATTAATAATCTTATTATTCACATTGCTATAACCATGGAAAGGATCGAAAAAGAAAATTTCTTAAAAAGTGGCATATCGGTCAATGAAGATAGTGAAGAATACAAAGTGGCTATAGATATATGCAATAGTATTAAAAATGAATTTAATATAGATTTCCCACAAAAAGAAGTGAAATACATAGGGTTTTTATTAATAGGAAAGAAGGTGATAGAAAGTACTTTTAGTAGTAGATTAGAATTTTATAGAAATATACCAATAGAATATGTAAAGAGAATAGAAAGTATTGTAGAAGATACATGCAAAGAGTTTAGAATAAATTTTTTAGAAGATGAAGAATTAATCATAGGACTCACACTACATATGAAATTAATGCATGAAAGATTAGAAAAAAAAGCACTTAATAGAAAAAACATTTTAGAAGATTTAAAATTAGAATATCCTATAATATTTGAAATTGCTGTATTTGTATGCAAAAAATTTTATGAAACAATGGGATTTGAAGCGGAAGAAATAGAAGAAGGGGAAGTAGCATTCATTGCATTACATTTTGGTGCATCTTATGAAAGAAGATTTAAAAAAAATAAACTTCTTAGAGTGGCACTTGTTTGTCCAACTGGATATATGACTTCGAATATCCTTTTAGAAAAGTTAAATAGGCTATATAAAAGAAGAATAGAAATAGAGGATGTATATTCTATAATGGATTTAGAAAGTATAGACAAAACTAAAGTAGATTATATATTTAGTACAGTTGAATTAGGGGCAGACATAGATATCCCAGTATTAGTAGTGTCAACTTTTTTATTAGATAAGGATTTTAAAAATATAGATAGGATAATAAAACATTTCGAGTTTAAAAATACTTTAGAAATAGAAAAATATTTTGATCCTAGGTTTTTTCATATAAAGAATACATTTAAAAACATGTTTGAAGCTATAAGTTTTATGACAGAAAAATTAGAAGTGAATAATATTGTTCCGGAAAATTACAAGGAATTAGTGATGGAAAGAGAATTAATTGCACCTACTTCCTTTGGAAATTTGGTAGCTTTACCTCATGCAGTAGAATTAAATGCTTATAAAACTGTATTTTCTGTAGTGATATTAAAAAAACCTATAAAATGGGGGAAGCATAATGTACAGTTAATATTTATGGGTGCTATAAAAAAAGGGGAAAGAAAAATGTTAAATAAGCTTATAAATCATATAACCCAAATATTAGAGGATCCTAAATCTATCAATCAATTAATAAAAATATCAAACTACAATGAATTTATAAAAAAAATAGGTAAGTTACCAAGCGAAGATTAA
- a CDS encoding helix-turn-helix transcriptional regulator, which yields MKNKLKQLRESLGLTQEQLGELVGVSRQAINSIEKEKFEPSIWLAYDISKVFHRSIEEVFLFEESERKSRAQKSRGGNVNGIKTN from the coding sequence ATGAAAAATAAATTGAAACAATTACGGGAGTCTCTTGGTTTAACGCAAGAGCAATTAGGAGAACTTGTAGGGGTATCAAGACAAGCAATTAATTCTATTGAAAAAGAAAAGTTTGAGCCGTCTATATGGTTGGCTTATGATATTAGTAAGGTATTTCATCGTTCCATAGAAGAGGTTTTTCTTTTTGAAGAAAGTGAAAGAAAATCGAGAGCACAAAAAAGTAGAGGGGGGAATGTAAATGGCATTAAGACAAATTAG